From Caballeronia insecticola, a single genomic window includes:
- a CDS encoding septation protein A, translated as MKFLFDLFPIILFFVAFKIWGIYTATAVAIAATLVQIAWVAFRHRKVDPMLWVSLGVVVVFGGATLVLHNDTFIKWKPTALYWLFALALIIAQMAFNKNLIEAMMGKQIVLPHRVWGQLNVAWAVFFALLGIVNLFVAYNFTTDQWVNFKLFGATGCLVLFIVAQSFWLAKHMKEDEQ; from the coding sequence ATGAAATTTCTGTTCGATCTGTTTCCGATCATTCTCTTTTTCGTCGCATTCAAGATCTGGGGCATTTACACGGCGACGGCAGTCGCGATCGCGGCGACGCTCGTGCAGATCGCCTGGGTGGCGTTCCGGCACCGCAAGGTCGACCCGATGCTGTGGGTGAGCCTCGGTGTGGTCGTCGTGTTCGGCGGCGCGACGCTCGTGCTGCACAACGACACCTTCATCAAATGGAAGCCGACCGCGCTCTACTGGCTGTTCGCGCTCGCGCTGATCATCGCGCAGATGGCTTTCAACAAGAATCTGATCGAAGCGATGATGGGCAAGCAGATCGTGTTGCCGCATCGCGTGTGGGGCCAGTTGAACGTCGCGTGGGCGGTGTTTTTCGCGCTGCTGGGTATCGTGAACCTGTTCGTCGCGTATAACTTCACCACGGATCAATGGGTGAATTTCAAGCTGTTCGGCGCGACGGGCTGTCTGGTGTTGTTCATCGTCGCGCAGAGCTTCTGGCTCGCGAAGCACATGAAGGAGGATGAACAATGA
- a CDS encoding family 20 glycosylhydrolase, with translation MTTAVAASLLLTSCGGSNSGSANLTPSARAAALGENLQMRVEIDTNDAATSGTNCADLGADWASCARGKLILENTGGRSLAAGGWTLYVHSIRRILAVEHPAFAWKHITGDLYALTPAAGAFTLGAGERIEVPFVGEYWYQRYSDLLPRAYVVADGSETPAILKHNDTDDETRYVDRIPPIKDDATTLAATPAQVQRARAEAALPTAQQTAARAVPAVLRETAGEGAVQIGGIDLSLAGLSASQVTALRSRATTLGLNGPAARVSGQIVGAALPGDTAKSGGYRLTIASGGVNIDAFDAAGLYYGAQTLLSLTPAGGGSVPAITIEDAPRYSYRGMHVDVARNFRQPATLRRLIDQMGAYKLNRLHLHLSDDEGWRIEIPGLPELTEIGSKRCHDLTEMRCLVPQLGSGPDNRSGGGYLSRAEYVALVRYAADRFVEIVPEIDMPGHARAAVVSMEARYQRLRAKGDAAGASAYRLLDPADTSNTTTVQFYDRRSFLNPCSDGAQRFASKVIGEIAAMHREAGAPISVWHFGGDEAKNILLGSGFQPLDGTDAGKGRVNLAAQDKPWARSPQCTALLAAGKAASVDELPSMFARQVSQIVRTNGIGTMAAWQDGIKHANGPQDFATANMMVTMWDPIFWGAADTVQSLGKQGYKTVLALPDYLYFDFPYSLDQHERGYYWGSHATDSFKTFSLAPDNLPQNAEIMADRDGVPFEVTSAGPAPHIEGIQGQAWAEVMRNDQQFEYMVYPRVLALAERAWHRAAWELPYRDGERFKLGDTNKVDKAALAQDWAGFMSVVQNRELPKLTRAGALMRPALGLSN, from the coding sequence ATGACGACGGCTGTCGCGGCGTCGCTTCTGCTGACATCGTGCGGCGGCTCGAATTCGGGCTCGGCCAACCTGACGCCGTCGGCGCGCGCGGCCGCGCTCGGCGAAAATCTGCAGATGCGCGTCGAAATCGATACCAACGACGCGGCGACATCCGGCACGAACTGCGCGGACCTCGGCGCGGACTGGGCGAGCTGCGCGCGCGGCAAGCTGATTCTCGAAAACACCGGCGGCCGCAGCCTCGCCGCCGGAGGCTGGACGCTCTATGTGCACAGCATCCGGCGCATTCTGGCGGTCGAGCATCCCGCCTTTGCGTGGAAGCACATCACCGGCGATCTCTACGCGCTCACGCCCGCCGCCGGCGCGTTCACGCTCGGCGCGGGCGAGCGCATCGAAGTGCCGTTCGTCGGCGAGTACTGGTATCAGCGCTACAGCGATCTGTTGCCGCGCGCGTATGTCGTGGCGGACGGCAGCGAGACGCCCGCTATCCTCAAGCACAACGATACCGACGACGAAACGCGCTACGTCGACCGCATTCCGCCGATCAAGGACGACGCCACAACGCTCGCCGCGACGCCCGCGCAAGTGCAGCGTGCCCGCGCGGAGGCCGCGCTGCCCACTGCGCAGCAGACAGCCGCGCGCGCCGTGCCCGCCGTGCTGCGTGAAACGGCGGGAGAGGGCGCGGTGCAGATTGGCGGCATCGATTTGTCGCTGGCCGGGCTGAGCGCGTCGCAAGTCACGGCGCTGCGTTCGCGCGCAACCACGCTCGGCCTCAATGGTCCGGCCGCGCGCGTGAGCGGCCAGATCGTCGGCGCTGCGCTGCCGGGCGATACCGCGAAGAGCGGCGGCTATCGGCTGACGATCGCATCAGGCGGCGTGAACATCGACGCCTTCGACGCCGCCGGGCTCTACTACGGCGCGCAGACGCTGCTCTCGCTCACGCCGGCGGGCGGCGGCAGCGTGCCGGCAATCACCATCGAAGACGCGCCGCGTTATAGCTATCGCGGCATGCATGTGGATGTCGCGCGCAACTTCCGCCAGCCCGCTACGCTGCGCCGCCTGATCGACCAGATGGGCGCGTACAAGCTCAATCGCCTGCACTTGCATTTGTCGGACGACGAAGGTTGGCGCATCGAGATTCCCGGCCTGCCCGAACTCACCGAGATCGGCTCGAAACGTTGTCACGATCTCACCGAAATGCGCTGTCTCGTGCCGCAACTCGGTTCGGGTCCGGACAACCGCTCGGGCGGCGGCTATCTGAGCCGCGCGGAGTATGTCGCGCTGGTGCGTTACGCGGCGGACCGTTTCGTCGAGATCGTGCCGGAAATCGACATGCCCGGGCACGCGCGCGCCGCGGTGGTGTCGATGGAAGCGCGTTATCAGCGTCTGCGCGCGAAAGGCGATGCAGCGGGCGCCAGCGCGTACCGGCTGCTCGATCCGGCCGACACCTCGAACACGACGACCGTCCAGTTCTACGATCGCCGCAGCTTCCTGAATCCGTGCTCGGACGGCGCGCAGCGTTTCGCGTCGAAGGTGATCGGCGAAATTGCGGCGATGCATCGCGAAGCCGGCGCACCGATCTCGGTCTGGCATTTCGGCGGCGACGAGGCGAAGAACATCCTGCTCGGCTCGGGCTTCCAGCCGCTCGACGGCACCGATGCCGGCAAAGGTCGCGTGAATCTCGCGGCGCAGGACAAGCCGTGGGCGCGTTCGCCGCAATGTACGGCGCTGCTCGCGGCGGGCAAGGCGGCATCCGTCGACGAACTGCCGTCGATGTTCGCGCGTCAGGTGAGCCAGATCGTGCGCACGAACGGCATCGGCACGATGGCGGCGTGGCAGGACGGCATCAAGCATGCGAACGGCCCGCAAGATTTCGCGACCGCGAACATGATGGTGACGATGTGGGACCCGATCTTCTGGGGCGCGGCGGATACGGTGCAGTCGCTCGGCAAGCAGGGCTACAAGACGGTGCTCGCGCTGCCGGACTATCTGTACTTCGATTTCCCGTATTCGCTCGATCAGCACGAGCGCGGGTACTACTGGGGATCGCACGCCACGGACAGCTTCAAGACGTTCTCGCTCGCGCCGGATAACCTGCCGCAGAACGCGGAAATCATGGCCGACCGCGACGGCGTTCCGTTCGAGGTGACGAGCGCCGGACCGGCGCCGCACATCGAAGGCATTCAGGGGCAGGCCTGGGCCGAAGTGATGCGCAACGATCAGCAGTTCGAGTACATGGTGTACCCGCGCGTGCTGGCGCTTGCGGAGCGCGCGTGGCATCGCGCTGCGTGGGAGCTGCCGTATCGCGATGGCGAACGCTTCAAGCTCGGCGACACCAATAAGGTCGACAAGGCCGCGCTCGCGCAGGACTGGGCGGGTTTCATGAGCGTCGTGCAGAACCGCGAGTTGCCGAAGCTGACGCGCGCGGGTGCGCTGATGCGGCCCGCGCTCGGGCTGAGCAATTGA
- a CDS encoding BolA family protein: MSEAFDFVNASAADKIAHLEARLNAALAAQSVHIDDDSAAHAGHAGAASGSHYTVTIVAECFAGRARVARHRLVYDALAEEMRRGVHALAIRAYTPQEFAEQFE, translated from the coding sequence ATGAGCGAGGCCTTCGATTTCGTCAATGCATCCGCGGCGGACAAAATCGCGCATCTCGAAGCGCGCCTGAACGCGGCGCTCGCGGCGCAATCGGTACATATCGACGACGATAGCGCCGCCCACGCGGGTCATGCGGGCGCCGCCTCGGGAAGCCATTACACGGTCACGATCGTGGCGGAATGCTTCGCGGGCCGCGCGCGCGTGGCGCGGCATCGACTGGTGTATGATGCGCTGGCCGAGGAAATGCGGCGCGGCGTGCACGCGCTCGCCATCCGGGCTTACACGCCGCAGGAGTTCGCAGAACAATTCGAATAG
- a CDS encoding protein adenylyltransferase SelO — protein sequence MSAISEIAGAIETGKQGSFAALGTAFLTRLPAAPVPDPYLVALSDEMAQALGIAPEVAFGPEKDAFAAYFAGNPTRDWPSDALPYAAVYSGHQFGVWAGQLGDGRALTLGEIDAGGARLEVQLKGAGRTPYSRMGDGRAVLRSSIREFLCSEAMHHLGIPTTRAFAVIGSDLPVRRETVETAAIVTRVAPSFVRFGHFEHFYSNDRVDELKKLADHVIDRFYPHCRDAHDPYLALLGEAVRSTADLMVQWQGVGFCHGVMNTDNMSILGLTIDYGPFGFMDGFNAHHVCNHSDTQGRYSYGRQPQVGYWNLFCLAQALVPLVGENLPEEGRAERVVEEAQKVLEGFKARFAPALVAKMRAKLGLDIEHDGDDKLANALFEIMHANRADFTLTFRNLSKLSKSDASGDAPVRDLFLDRAAFDAWAVQYRERLTLEPRDDASRAAAMNRVNPKYVLRNHLAEQAIRQATDKDFSEVARLLDVLRRPFDEQPEYEAYAGLPPDWASGLEVSCSS from the coding sequence ATGAGCGCCATAAGCGAGATAGCCGGCGCGATCGAGACCGGCAAGCAGGGTTCGTTCGCCGCGCTCGGCACCGCTTTCCTCACGCGGCTCCCGGCCGCGCCCGTGCCCGATCCCTATCTCGTGGCGCTATCGGACGAGATGGCCCAGGCGCTCGGCATCGCGCCGGAAGTCGCTTTCGGCCCCGAAAAAGACGCATTCGCCGCTTACTTCGCCGGCAATCCGACGCGCGACTGGCCAAGCGATGCGCTGCCGTATGCGGCCGTGTATTCCGGGCATCAGTTCGGCGTGTGGGCCGGTCAACTGGGCGACGGCCGCGCGCTCACGCTGGGCGAAATCGACGCCGGCGGCGCACGGCTCGAAGTGCAGTTGAAGGGCGCGGGACGCACGCCCTATTCGCGCATGGGCGATGGCCGCGCGGTGCTGCGTTCGTCGATCCGCGAGTTTCTGTGCTCGGAGGCGATGCACCATCTCGGCATTCCGACCACGCGCGCGTTCGCGGTGATCGGCTCCGACTTGCCGGTGCGCCGCGAGACCGTGGAGACGGCGGCGATCGTCACGCGCGTGGCGCCGAGCTTCGTGCGCTTCGGTCACTTCGAGCACTTCTATTCGAACGATCGCGTCGACGAACTGAAAAAGCTCGCCGATCACGTGATCGATCGCTTCTATCCGCATTGCCGCGACGCGCATGATCCCTATCTCGCCCTGCTGGGCGAAGCCGTGCGCTCCACCGCCGATCTGATGGTGCAATGGCAAGGCGTCGGCTTCTGTCATGGCGTGATGAACACCGACAACATGTCGATTCTCGGCCTGACGATCGACTACGGTCCGTTCGGCTTCATGGACGGCTTCAACGCGCATCACGTCTGCAATCACTCGGATACGCAGGGGCGCTATTCGTATGGACGCCAGCCGCAGGTCGGCTACTGGAACCTGTTTTGTCTCGCGCAGGCGCTCGTGCCGCTCGTGGGCGAAAACCTGCCGGAAGAAGGCCGCGCCGAGCGCGTGGTCGAAGAGGCGCAAAAGGTGCTCGAAGGCTTCAAGGCGCGTTTCGCGCCCGCGCTGGTGGCGAAGATGCGCGCGAAGCTCGGTCTCGACATCGAGCACGACGGCGACGACAAGCTCGCGAACGCGCTCTTCGAGATCATGCACGCCAATCGCGCGGACTTCACGCTCACGTTCCGGAACTTGTCGAAGCTATCGAAATCCGATGCGAGCGGCGATGCGCCGGTGCGCGACCTCTTCCTCGACCGCGCCGCGTTCGATGCGTGGGCGGTGCAATATCGCGAGCGCCTGACGCTCGAGCCGCGCGACGACGCCAGTCGTGCCGCGGCGATGAATCGCGTGAATCCGAAGTACGTGCTGCGCAATCATCTGGCGGAACAGGCGATCCGCCAGGCGACCGATAAAGACTTCTCGGAGGTGGCGCGCCTGCTGGATGTGCTGCGCCGCCCCTTCGACGAGCAGCCGGAATACGAGGCATACGCCGGCCTGCCGCCCGACTGGGCGAGCGGGCTGGAAGTGAGTTGTTCTTCGTGA
- a CDS encoding peptidylprolyl isomerase, giving the protein MTLKKTRVWVLLAAFAAAPAFAQNVAVVNGTPIPTSRADALVKQLVAQGQQDSPQLKQAVREELINREILMQEAAREGIATRPDVKAQLAVAQQTVVLRALIEDFVKKNTPTDAEIKARYDKLVQQNGGGKELHLHHILVDNEAQAKDLIAKIKGGASFEDLAKQYSKDPGSGKNGGDLDWSSPSAYVPEFGAAAEKLTKGQVTPEPVKTQFGWHIIRMDDSREVAPPPLEQVKQQIAQQIQQEKLQAFEEGLRSKAVIK; this is encoded by the coding sequence ATGACATTGAAGAAAACCCGCGTCTGGGTGTTGCTGGCCGCGTTCGCGGCGGCGCCCGCGTTCGCGCAGAATGTTGCCGTCGTGAACGGCACGCCGATTCCCACGTCGCGCGCCGATGCGCTCGTGAAGCAACTCGTCGCTCAAGGTCAGCAGGATTCGCCGCAGCTCAAGCAAGCCGTGCGCGAGGAACTCATCAATCGCGAAATCCTGATGCAGGAAGCCGCACGCGAAGGTATCGCGACGCGTCCCGACGTGAAGGCGCAACTGGCCGTCGCGCAGCAGACCGTCGTGCTGCGCGCGCTGATCGAAGACTTCGTGAAGAAGAACACGCCGACCGACGCGGAAATCAAGGCGCGCTACGACAAACTGGTTCAGCAGAACGGTGGCGGCAAGGAATTGCATCTGCACCACATTCTCGTCGACAACGAAGCGCAAGCGAAAGATCTGATCGCGAAGATCAAGGGCGGCGCGAGCTTCGAGGATCTCGCCAAGCAATATTCGAAGGATCCGGGATCGGGCAAGAACGGTGGCGATCTGGACTGGTCGTCGCCGTCGGCTTATGTGCCGGAATTCGGCGCGGCCGCCGAGAAGCTCACGAAGGGCCAGGTGACGCCCGAGCCGGTGAAGACGCAGTTCGGCTGGCACATCATCCGCATGGACGACTCGCGCGAGGTCGCCCCGCCGCCGCTCGAGCAGGTCAAGCAGCAGATTGCGCAGCAGATCCAGCAGGAAAAGCTGCAGGCGTTCGAGGAAGGCTTGCGAAGCAAGGCGGTGATCAAGTAA
- the msrB gene encoding peptide-methionine (R)-S-oxide reductase MsrB, whose protein sequence is MNRDDTPDTTGHPLQKDDASYRRELNDMQYKVTRQAATERPFTGEYWDHFERGVYDCVCCGTPLFESDTKFDAGCGWPSYFKPINGEVIQEKTDRSHGMLRIEVQCKNCGAHLGHVFEDGPAPTGLRYCINSAALQFESK, encoded by the coding sequence ATGAACCGAGACGACACCCCCGACACGACCGGCCATCCGCTGCAAAAAGACGACGCGAGCTATCGCCGCGAACTGAACGACATGCAGTACAAGGTTACGCGCCAGGCCGCGACCGAGCGGCCGTTTACCGGCGAATACTGGGACCACTTCGAGCGCGGCGTGTACGACTGCGTGTGCTGCGGCACCCCGCTGTTCGAATCGGACACGAAATTCGACGCCGGCTGCGGCTGGCCGAGCTATTTCAAGCCGATCAACGGCGAAGTGATTCAGGAAAAGACCGACCGCTCGCACGGCATGCTGCGCATCGAGGTGCAATGCAAGAACTGCGGCGCGCATCTCGGCCACGTCTTCGAGGACGGTCCGGCGCCGACCGGGTTGCGCTATTGCATCAACTCGGCTGCGCTACAATTCGAATCCAAGTAA
- the purL gene encoding phosphoribosylformylglycinamidine synthase: MAHFSCFPGASALSDFRQTRLLETLARIDANIVGVRGQFLHFVNSSEPLTDEDNRRIEALMHYGAPFEETRERGATETFMVVPRFGTVSPWASKASDIAHHCGLTKVRRIERGVEYTVIMKSGLLGGKKALSDAGRAAVADALHDRMTESVAASRDQALHLFDELPAKPLQTIDIIGAGRGALEAANAELGLALAEDEIDYLVDAFRNLERNPTDVELMMFAQANSEHCRHKIFNGEWTIDGEKQDMSLFQMIRNTEKLNHEGTIVAYSDNSAIMQGCTAERWFPRGADEQYRRHVELTHTLMKVETHNHPTAISPFAGAATGSGGEIRDEGATGRGARPKAGLAGFTVSNLDLPDARQKWENARDAATPLATRNPADAHEPYGRPDRIASPLQIMIDGPIGAAAFNNEFGRPNLGGYFRTFEQNVAGRVRGYHKPIMIAGGIGNISDQHTHKHDLPAGMLLIQIGGPGMRIGMGGGAASSMATGANTAELDFDSVQRGNPEIQRRAQEVINACWQLGERNPILSIHDVGAGGISNAFPELVDGAGKGARFELRRVQLEESGLSPREIWSNEAQERYVLAIAPADLPAFQAICERERCPVAVVGVATEERQLELVDDANEGQEPVDMPMDVLLGKPPKMHRDVKRESTTFGQVDVTGLVLSEVALDVLKHPTVASKSFLITIGDRSVGGTTARDQFVGPWQVPVADCAVTTMDYAGFRGEAMTMAERTPLAVIDAPASGRMAVGEAVTNIASAPIASLNKLKLSANWMAACGSAGEDAALYDTVKAIGMELCPALGISIPVGKDSLSMRTKWQDARGAAKEVVSPVSLIISAFAPVEDVRRHLTPQLVNDANTVLIAIDLGRGRNRMGGSILAQVTQQVGDTVPDVDDPEDLKRFFTAIQALNADGKLLAYHDRSDGGLWATVCEMAFAGHVGVSLNVDMLTLDAEHESDYGDAKDWAKQTSGRREDRTMRALFAEELGAVVQVRASERDAVLGALREHGLSACAHVIGKPNATDTVEIYRDAKRIFDAPRVELHRAWSEVSWRIARLRDNPACADAEYDALLDAGDPGISPVLTFDPVEDVAAPFIATNKRPRVAILREQGVNSHLETAYAFDRAGFDAHDVHMSDLLEGRATLADFAGAVACGGFSYGDVLGAGEGWAKTIRFNAQLADMFAAFFGRADTFALGICNGCQMMSSLASMIPGAEAWPKFTRNKSEQFEARFSLVEVQNSPSIFFAGMEGSRIPVAVAHGEGFADFSQQGDPSKALVAMRYVDHRGQATEQYPFNPNGSPQGITSVTTPDGRFTVLMPHMERVHRNVQMSWTPEDWTTDGSPWLRVFQNARRFLG; encoded by the coding sequence ATGGCCCACTTCTCGTGTTTCCCCGGCGCTTCGGCCCTCTCCGATTTCCGTCAGACCCGTCTTCTCGAAACGCTCGCCCGCATCGACGCGAACATCGTCGGCGTGCGCGGACAGTTCCTGCACTTCGTCAACTCGTCCGAGCCGCTCACGGATGAGGACAATCGCCGCATCGAGGCGCTGATGCACTACGGCGCGCCGTTCGAGGAAACCAGGGAGCGCGGCGCGACGGAAACGTTCATGGTCGTGCCGCGTTTCGGCACCGTGTCGCCGTGGGCGAGCAAGGCGAGCGACATCGCGCACCACTGCGGTCTCACGAAAGTGCGGCGCATCGAGCGCGGCGTCGAGTACACGGTCATCATGAAGAGTGGCTTGCTCGGCGGCAAGAAGGCGCTGTCGGACGCGGGGCGCGCGGCCGTCGCGGATGCGCTGCATGACCGCATGACGGAAAGCGTTGCGGCCTCGCGCGATCAGGCGCTGCATCTGTTCGACGAACTGCCCGCGAAGCCCTTGCAGACAATCGACATCATCGGCGCGGGGCGCGGCGCGCTCGAAGCGGCCAACGCGGAACTCGGGCTCGCGCTCGCGGAAGACGAGATCGACTACCTCGTGGATGCGTTCAGGAACCTCGAGCGCAATCCGACCGACGTCGAACTGATGATGTTCGCGCAGGCCAACAGCGAACATTGCCGTCACAAGATTTTCAACGGCGAATGGACCATCGACGGCGAGAAGCAGGACATGTCGCTGTTTCAGATGATCCGCAATACGGAAAAGCTGAATCACGAAGGCACGATCGTCGCGTATTCGGACAACTCGGCGATCATGCAGGGCTGCACGGCCGAGCGCTGGTTTCCGCGCGGGGCCGACGAGCAGTATCGGCGTCACGTGGAACTGACCCACACGCTGATGAAGGTGGAAACGCACAATCACCCGACCGCGATTTCCCCGTTCGCGGGCGCGGCCACGGGTTCCGGCGGCGAAATCCGCGATGAAGGCGCAACGGGCCGCGGCGCGCGTCCGAAGGCAGGCCTGGCGGGCTTCACCGTATCGAACCTCGATCTGCCCGATGCACGCCAGAAGTGGGAAAACGCGCGCGATGCCGCCACGCCGCTCGCCACGCGCAATCCCGCCGACGCGCACGAACCGTACGGCCGCCCGGATCGCATCGCGTCGCCGTTGCAAATCATGATCGACGGGCCGATCGGCGCGGCGGCCTTCAACAACGAATTCGGGCGACCGAACCTCGGCGGCTATTTCCGCACGTTCGAGCAGAACGTCGCGGGCCGCGTGCGCGGCTATCACAAGCCGATCATGATCGCGGGCGGCATCGGCAATATTTCGGACCAGCATACGCACAAGCACGATCTGCCCGCGGGCATGCTGCTGATCCAGATCGGCGGGCCGGGCATGCGCATCGGCATGGGCGGCGGCGCAGCGAGTTCGATGGCGACCGGCGCGAACACCGCCGAACTCGATTTCGATTCGGTCCAACGCGGCAATCCCGAAATTCAGCGGCGCGCGCAGGAAGTCATCAACGCGTGCTGGCAACTGGGCGAGCGCAACCCGATCCTGTCGATTCACGACGTCGGCGCGGGCGGCATCTCGAACGCGTTCCCGGAACTCGTCGATGGCGCGGGCAAGGGCGCGCGCTTCGAGCTGCGCCGCGTGCAACTGGAAGAAAGCGGCCTGTCGCCGCGCGAAATCTGGTCGAACGAAGCACAAGAACGCTACGTGCTGGCCATTGCGCCCGCCGATCTGCCCGCGTTCCAGGCGATCTGCGAGCGCGAACGCTGCCCGGTGGCAGTCGTTGGCGTCGCGACGGAAGAACGTCAGCTCGAACTCGTCGATGACGCCAACGAAGGCCAGGAACCGGTCGACATGCCCATGGACGTGCTGCTCGGCAAGCCGCCCAAGATGCATCGCGACGTGAAGCGCGAAAGCACCACGTTCGGCCAGGTCGACGTCACCGGCCTCGTGTTGTCCGAAGTCGCGCTCGACGTGCTGAAGCATCCGACGGTCGCGAGCAAGTCGTTTTTGATTACCATCGGCGACCGTTCGGTGGGCGGCACGACCGCGCGCGATCAGTTCGTCGGTCCGTGGCAGGTGCCCGTCGCGGATTGCGCCGTGACGACAATGGACTATGCCGGCTTCCGCGGCGAAGCCATGACGATGGCCGAGCGCACGCCGCTCGCCGTCATCGACGCACCCGCGTCCGGCCGCATGGCGGTGGGCGAGGCGGTGACCAACATCGCGTCGGCGCCGATCGCGTCGCTTAACAAACTGAAGCTCTCGGCGAACTGGATGGCCGCGTGCGGCAGCGCCGGCGAAGACGCCGCGCTGTACGACACCGTGAAGGCGATCGGCATGGAACTGTGCCCGGCGCTCGGCATCAGCATTCCGGTCGGCAAGGATTCCCTGTCGATGCGCACCAAGTGGCAGGACGCGCGCGGCGCCGCGAAGGAAGTCGTGTCGCCGGTGTCGCTGATCATTTCAGCGTTCGCGCCGGTGGAAGACGTGCGCCGTCATCTGACGCCGCAACTCGTGAACGATGCGAACACGGTGCTGATCGCGATCGATCTGGGCCGCGGCCGCAATCGCATGGGCGGCAGCATCCTCGCGCAGGTGACGCAGCAAGTGGGCGACACGGTGCCTGATGTCGACGATCCCGAAGACCTGAAGCGCTTCTTCACGGCGATCCAGGCGCTCAACGCCGACGGCAAGCTGCTTGCCTACCACGACCGCTCCGACGGCGGCCTGTGGGCGACGGTGTGTGAAATGGCGTTCGCGGGGCACGTGGGCGTGTCGCTGAACGTCGATATGCTGACGCTCGACGCCGAGCACGAATCCGATTACGGCGACGCGAAAGACTGGGCGAAGCAGACGAGCGGCCGCCGCGAAGACCGCACCATGCGCGCGCTGTTCGCCGAAGAACTGGGCGCGGTGGTGCAGGTTCGCGCGTCCGAGCGCGACGCCGTGCTGGGCGCGCTGCGTGAACACGGCTTGTCGGCGTGCGCGCATGTGATCGGCAAACCGAACGCGACGGATACTGTCGAGATTTATCGCGACGCCAAGAGAATTTTCGATGCCCCGCGCGTGGAACTGCATCGCGCGTGGAGCGAAGTAAGCTGGCGCATCGCGCGTCTGCGCGACAATCCGGCCTGCGCGGATGCCGAATACGACGCGCTGCTCGATGCTGGCGACCCCGGCATTTCGCCCGTGCTGACGTTCGATCCGGTGGAAGACGTCGCCGCGCCGTTCATCGCGACCAACAAGCGTCCGCGTGTGGCGATCCTGCGCGAGCAGGGCGTGAACTCGCATCTGGAGACGGCCTACGCATTCGATCGCGCCGGCTTCGACGCGCACGACGTCCACATGAGCGACCTCCTCGAAGGCCGCGCCACGCTCGCCGATTTCGCGGGCGCGGTCGCGTGCGGCGGCTTCTCGTATGGCGACGTGCTCGGCGCGGGCGAGGGCTGGGCGAAGACGATCCGCTTCAATGCGCAACTGGCCGACATGTTCGCGGCGTTCTTCGGACGTGCCGATACCTTCGCGCTCGGCATCTGCAACGGCTGCCAGATGATGTCGAGCCTCGCGTCGATGATTCCCGGCGCCGAAGCCTGGCCGAAGTTCACGCGCAACAAGTCGGAGCAGTTCGAAGCGCGCTTCTCGCTCGTCGAAGTGCAGAACTCGCCGTCGATCTTCTTCGCCGGCATGGAAGGCTCGCGCATTCCGGTGGCGGTCGCCCATGGCGAAGGCTTCGCTGACTTTTCGCAGCAAGGCGACCCGTCGAAGGCGCTCGTCGCGATGCGTTACGTCGATCATCGCGGCCAGGCGACGGAGCAATATCCGTTCAATCCGAACGGCTCGCCGCAAGGCATCACGTCGGTCACCACGCCCGATGGCCGCTTCACCGTGCTGATGCCGCACATGGAGCGCGTGCATCGCAATGTGCAGATGAGCTGGACGCCCGAAGACTGGACCACCGACGGCAGCCCGTGGCTGCGCGTCTTCCAGAATGCGCGACGCTTCCTCGGCTAA